The genome window GATTAAATTTAAACAAAAAAGTATCACTGTCCAAATAAAGAAAAATATTTTTAAATCTTTAAAGGTTTTAAGATGATAAATACATCCCCAAATTAAAATCATACCCATAAACAAAAAAGCAATATTTTTTATCCATAATGTAATTGAGGGCACCCAAAAAAAACTAACAAAAGCATAAAAAAACCAAAAAAGAAAGAAAAGAACAAGAAATTTATATTTTTTTAATATATCTAAACGAATTTTGTTTTTTGCGCATAAATTTACAATTAGAATAAAGATCATGTTAAGAAAAAAAAATCTAAAAGGGAAAAAACGAACTCTTCCTATATTAATAGAAAGAAAATTAGCTCCCCAAAAACTAGTTATGATAACAAGCCAAAAATTGTATTTTAATAATTGGGTTAAATCCATTTTCCCCTAAAGACTCCTTTTTCTTAGTACCGTTCATAAGCAGCTTCAATAATCTCCACAGTCTTTCGCGCCTCTCGTCCTGTAACTATGGGATACGCTTTGCCATCTAGAACATCCATAACGTGACCATAGTAATCAAGGTGTCCAGAACCATAGACACTCTTGGGCTTAGTATTAACGTCATTAATAGCTTTATCCATGGGATCGTTATCGGAAAACTGCCACGTTTCAATTTTATTCATGGCAACCCCACCAATTCGTACAGTTCCCTTTTCTCCGAGAATAGTAATGCTGCCCTCAAGATTTTTAGGGTAGGTAAGGGTGGTGACATTTATAGAGCCAAGTGCGCCACTTCTAAATTTGATGTTTACAACTATAGTATCTTCTGCTTCAATGCGTCGCGCAAGAGTAGAGCTGAAGGCGCTAACCTTTTCTACAGCGCCTCCCATCCATTGAACCATATCTACATAATGAGCAGCTTGGTTTGAAAGGCATCCACCGTCAAAATCCCAAGTTCCTCTCCATTTAGCTTGGTCATAGTACTCTTGGGGGCGGGTCCAAAATACATTAGATGTAATCATATAAATCTGACCAAAGCGATTGGCTTCAAGAGCTTTACGCAAAAGTTGAATGGTTTTGTTAAAACGGT of Aminobacterium sp. MB27-C1 contains these proteins:
- a CDS encoding Gfo/Idh/MocA family protein gives rise to the protein MYKFALLGCGRISKNHIEALAKLKEEGKAEIVACCDLVREKADTVASQTGCVPYYDYASMLNDGKFDIVSICTPSGLHPDHVTMAAHAGKHVLSEKPAGTSLKSVDAAIEACDKAHVYYLVVKQNRFNKTIQLLRKALEANRFGQIYMITSNVFWTRPQEYYDQAKWRGTWDFDGGCLSNQAAHYVDMVQWMGGAVEKVSAFSSTLARRIEAEDTIVVNIKFRSGALGSINVTTLTYPKNLEGSITILGEKGTVRIGGVAMNKIETWQFSDNDPMDKAINDVNTKPKSVYGSGHLDYYGHVMDVLDGKAYPIVTGREARKTVEIIEAAYERY